One genomic region from Spirosoma sp. KCTC 42546 encodes:
- a CDS encoding VOC family protein has product METPNATIKNAWPYQQDKMNLPVPDLEAAIPFYEMIMGFRVVSRQDSPYKSATIDKNGFQIGLAENGGDPTQDGCFFEVDDVEKAFAELKANGLEKSEPKFDHQTYGTTEWKVFFVVAPDGLCYCYGERQN; this is encoded by the coding sequence ATGGAAACGCCCAACGCAACGATTAAAAATGCCTGGCCTTACCAGCAGGATAAGATGAATTTGCCAGTTCCTGATTTGGAGGCAGCGATCCCATTTTACGAAATGATTATGGGATTTCGGGTGGTTTCCCGGCAAGACAGCCCCTATAAATCAGCTACTATAGATAAAAACGGATTTCAGATTGGGCTGGCCGAAAATGGAGGTGATCCAACCCAGGATGGCTGTTTCTTTGAAGTAGATGATGTTGAAAAGGCATTCGCGGAATTAAAGGCAAATGGGCTGGAAAAAAGCGAACCGAAATTTGATCATCAAACCTATGGCACTACTGAATGGAAAGTCTTTTTTGTTGTTGCGCCAGATGGGCTTTGCTACTGCTACGGCGAGCGACAAAACTGA
- a CDS encoding TonB-dependent receptor, with amino-acid sequence MKRIVFILLLYLSGTQALKAQFVDSLGSVTGTFADSITRKAIPLATILLFQQTKLVDGTLTDSQGHFVFNNLPLGTYSLAFSAVGYRPTQTNVWTIQTQHPTQNLGIIAVHQDVTNLQAITVRGQKPLIEQRVDGITFNAESLPSIAGSDASDVLRKVPLLSVDATGGLSMRGSSNIRVFIDGKPSDLYASSVADALKSISGESIVKVELITHPSARYDTEGTDGVVNIITRKNRDNATNGTISAVLGNRSEILMGDIQSKYGKWLAKLDGYYQPYWNRNGSVLERETGPFRIIQKNESRQSGNYVYGGASLLYSLDTLNTLTMGYRLRRSPYQTHLLSANYTIANEQLTPTFQRRIESPFSNNGSTFSAGYTRNSADKQNGSPKREFSLLGMYYLFNGTNRYDMEQVAQTPYKENFYGKTLNHDLLIQADYTQLFTDKLKWETGGKLTRKNLKSDSWFGIYDFANQDFANDVIRSNGFSYQSSIYALYANLSFQLKTWQLMAGLRYEKTDLAASFKDNLLQLPSFQNLAPNLLISRNLNQKSTLKLGYTVKLVRPYFSYLNPTVNRSDSLNIQFGNPYLQPEITRRYQLSYSRNGTRLFTDIALFYNHNQNSIETIRTARPDSVFESTFQNIGRNKRLGVSVNLTWKPTPKISLGGTLTTQYVQLESPIMQLTNSGLMRQFVLNYSHKLPKGYSIDFYGFFDANSIQLQGYRSGWKYYSLTFSKKSADDRFNLSLRMDTPLSQYTFIDEVITTNAFHQRQTTRYQNQNLRLTGSFKLGRKQIKSPRVRQAENPD; translated from the coding sequence ATGAAGCGCATCGTTTTCATTCTACTTCTATACTTATCTGGTACGCAAGCGTTGAAGGCGCAATTCGTTGATAGTCTGGGATCTGTAACAGGTACTTTTGCTGATTCTATCACAAGAAAGGCCATTCCGTTGGCAACCATTTTGCTGTTTCAGCAGACTAAATTGGTCGATGGTACGCTAACCGACAGCCAGGGCCATTTTGTATTTAACAACCTTCCATTGGGCACGTATTCTCTTGCGTTTAGTGCTGTAGGGTATCGACCAACCCAAACGAATGTATGGACGATACAGACTCAACACCCTACCCAGAATTTAGGTATTATTGCCGTCCATCAGGATGTAACAAACCTACAGGCAATAACGGTTAGAGGGCAAAAACCGCTGATTGAACAGCGGGTCGACGGCATTACATTCAATGCGGAGAGTCTGCCTTCTATTGCGGGAAGCGATGCATCGGATGTGTTGCGCAAGGTACCGCTGCTTTCGGTCGATGCAACCGGTGGACTTTCCATGCGAGGGAGTTCCAATATTCGAGTCTTCATTGATGGCAAACCGTCCGACCTGTATGCTTCGTCGGTGGCCGATGCGTTAAAGTCGATCTCCGGTGAAAGTATTGTCAAGGTTGAACTCATCACGCACCCGTCTGCCCGATACGATACAGAAGGTACGGATGGCGTGGTAAACATCATCACCCGAAAAAACCGTGATAATGCCACCAATGGCACTATAAGTGCTGTTTTGGGGAACCGAAGCGAAATCCTGATGGGGGACATACAAAGTAAGTACGGAAAATGGCTGGCGAAACTGGATGGATACTACCAACCCTACTGGAACCGTAATGGCTCCGTGCTGGAACGCGAAACAGGCCCGTTCCGCATCATCCAGAAAAACGAATCCCGGCAATCCGGCAACTACGTCTATGGTGGAGCCAGTCTGTTATATAGCCTCGATACGTTAAACACGCTTACTATGGGCTATCGACTGCGCAGGTCGCCTTATCAGACGCACCTGCTTTCAGCTAATTACACAATAGCTAATGAGCAGCTTACGCCTACGTTTCAACGAAGAATCGAAAGCCCCTTTAGCAACAACGGCAGCACGTTTTCGGCAGGCTACACCAGAAATTCAGCAGATAAGCAAAACGGATCACCGAAACGCGAATTCTCGCTATTGGGAATGTATTATCTGTTCAATGGTACCAATCGCTACGATATGGAGCAGGTAGCCCAGACTCCTTATAAAGAAAACTTCTATGGGAAAACCCTGAACCACGACCTGCTTATTCAGGCAGATTATACTCAATTATTTACGGATAAATTAAAATGGGAAACCGGCGGTAAACTCACACGTAAAAACCTGAAAAGCGACAGTTGGTTTGGGATTTATGATTTTGCAAATCAGGACTTCGCGAACGACGTGATCCGGTCAAACGGGTTTTCGTACCAGAGCTCGATTTATGCGCTGTATGCCAATTTGAGTTTCCAGCTAAAAACCTGGCAATTGATGGCCGGACTACGTTATGAAAAAACAGACTTGGCGGCCTCCTTTAAAGACAATCTACTCCAGCTGCCTTCTTTTCAGAACCTTGCCCCCAACTTGCTGATTAGTAGAAATCTGAACCAGAAAAGCACGCTAAAACTGGGGTATACGGTGAAGCTGGTTCGCCCCTATTTCTCGTACCTGAACCCAACCGTAAACCGGAGCGATTCGCTCAATATTCAATTCGGCAACCCCTACCTCCAGCCTGAAATTACCCGCCGGTATCAGCTTAGCTATTCCCGAAATGGCACCCGGTTATTTACCGATATCGCCCTGTTTTACAACCACAACCAAAATAGCATCGAGACCATCCGAACGGCCCGGCCCGATAGTGTTTTTGAAAGCACCTTTCAAAATATTGGCCGAAATAAACGACTGGGTGTGTCGGTCAATCTAACCTGGAAACCCACTCCCAAAATTAGCCTGGGTGGTACATTGACCACGCAGTACGTCCAGTTGGAGAGTCCTATTATGCAACTGACCAATAGTGGTCTGATGCGCCAATTCGTTCTGAACTACAGCCATAAACTACCCAAAGGCTATAGTATCGACTTCTATGGGTTCTTCGATGCAAACAGCATCCAGTTACAGGGCTATCGGAGCGGTTGGAAATACTACAGCCTGACGTTCAGTAAAAAATCGGCCGACGATCGATTTAACCTGAGCCTTCGGATGGACACACCCCTGTCACAATACACCTTCATTGATGAAGTAATTACCACCAACGCCTTCCATCAGCGTCAAACGACACGTTACCAGAACCAGAATCTTCGCCTTACAGGCTCATTCAAATTGGGCCGGAAACAAATCAAAAGCCCCCGCGTACGGCAGGCAGAGAACCCAGACTAG